The following DNA comes from Gemmatimonadaceae bacterium.
ACGCGCGTTGGAACAGAATCGCGAGCCGTGCTTCTTCGAGGATATCCATGCGGTTGTTGCTTGCCACCGAATCGGACCCCAACCCAACGGTCACACCCTTGGCAAGAAGATCGGCTACCGGTGCAATACCATGCCCGAACTTCGCGTTCGACGCCGGACAGTGTGCCACCGAGCAGCCATGGCGGCGAATGGTTTCGATATCTTCGGAGTCGAGCTGCACGCAGTGGATCAGGAGTGTCGTAATCGAGAGGCACCCCGTCGCCTCGAGCAATGCCACCGGCGTTCGCGCGCGAGGGAGCACATCGAGGCCGCGCAGTCTCCATTCATCCGCAAACGGTCCGGCAGCATCGCAGACGATCTGCTGCTCCGACACGCTCTCGGCGATGTGTAATCCCATCGGCAGCCCTGCTTCCCGCGCAAGGTCTGCGGAGGCTGCGTAAAGAGAATCGGAGATTGTGTACGGCGCGTGCGGCGAGACACCGAGCCGGACGAGACCCGTCTGCAGTGGCAACAGCCGTGCAATCGCGGCACGCAGGACATTCATGGAATCTTCGCATTGTTCGGGCGCGGAACCGAAGGTTTCCTGATACATGATGCCGCGCACACCCATTTCGATCATTGCCTGCATTACCAGACCGGTCGAACAGGTGTCGGCATAGGTCGTGATTCCGGCGTGCAGGCCTTCGACTATTCCGAATCTCGCCGAGTCGAGCAGCATCTCGTCCGTGAGGGCTTCCTTGCGGCTGCTTCGAAGCTTGTCGATCCAGTCATTGAAGCAGAGATCCTCCAGGAAACCGCGCATCGATGTGAGCTCGAGATGCGTATGCGCGTTGATGATTCCGGGCATGAGAACGCAGTCACCCAGGTCATGATCGTCGCCCGGCGGTGCAGCGCTGGTGGAACCCACGTACGCGATGTTGCCATCCGGCGCGACAGAGACACATCCATTCTCGATCGGCGGCCGGGTTACCGGAACAACCCAGCGCGCGCGGTACCGTTTCAAGACGGCGGCGGTGCCAGAGTGCTATCGAGCCTGAGCCTGATTCTGTTCGTATCGGGCGGCAGATTGAAACGCCGCGGAGTCGGCGCTGCGCCTGGAATCACACGGGTACCGGTACTGGTTGGCGGTGCCGGGGGAGGGAGAGGAGGAGCCACATTCGGATCGGCAGGCGGTTGCATACCCCCGCTCACGCTATCGTACAAAGGCACTGTGAACGCCGTGTGCTGGTCGCACTCACGCGTCGGCTCAGTGCCAGGGATGTAGAATTCGGCGCGCAGTTTTTCGCGAGGACAGTAGGGCGTCTGAAGCAGGCCGGTAGTTACGTCGATTTCGCGAATGATGAGTGACGTTGGACGTGGCCAGTCCGGTGGCGCGGGCTTGCGGCGGTAAACCTCGGACATGAAAGTCGTCCACGCGGGAGCCGCAAGCCTTCCGCCCTGAGCATCGCGCATGATCTGTTTGGGACGGTCGAACCCCATCCAAACTCCGGCCACGAGATCTGCCGTGTAGCCGATGAACCAGACATTGGTGCCGTCGTTGGTAGTCCCCGTTTTGCCTCCCGCCGGCAGGCGGAAACCCGCACCCCAGACGCTTGCAGCCGTGCCGCGACGGATGACGTCCTTCATCATGTCGACCATCAACCATGACTCTTCCGGCGACAGTACCTGGGTGCGGCCCGGCGTCTGATGGGACAGGACTTCCTGACGCGCGTTTTCGACACGGACAATCGAATTGGGGGCGGCCCGAATACCCTGGTTTGCAAACGGACCATAGGCTGCAACCATTTCAAGCGGGTAGACGTCCGCTGATCCGATAAATATCGATGGATACGGCGGAATGGCCGTCGTGATTCCAAAGTTGCGGGCTTCGTTGATTATCGTTCGCTCGCCGAGTTCCATGCCGGTGCGGATCGCAACGATATTTCGCGAATCGTAAAGACCGTTTCTCATCGTCAGTGGCCCGGCAAAACGGCCATCGTAATTCTTTGGCGTCCAGGGCTTGCCAGTACCCTGATCGACTTCGAGCGGCGAATCATCCACGATATACGAAGGTGGACGCCCGTTCTGAACAGCGGCGGCATAGACGATTGGCTTGAACGCCGAACCTGGCTGCCGCAATGCCTGGGTAGCTCTGTTGAACCGGGAGTCGTAGAAGTCACGACCGCCGACCATTGCGCGAATGGCTCCGTTGCGAGGGTCCATCGCAACGAAGGCGCCCTGCAGGTAGGGGGAATTGGTGCCAGGCTCAGTGCCCGCGAGGCTGCGCGCGATGTAACGCTCGTAGCTTTCGTGCGGGAAGCGCCCGTATCGTCCGGCTTCAATCCGCTTTATCTGCCCCTCGAGCGCGCGCTCGGCGGCGAGCTGCATGTCGAGGTCGAGCGTCGTGTAGATCTTGAGCCCCTGCTCGTAAAGCTGGCGACCGTACTGGTCGTCCAGCTGCTGCCGCACCCACTCCACGAAATACGGTGCGGTGTCACCGGACTCAGTCTTGCTGGCGAGTTGCAGCGGAAACGCTTTGGCACCGCTCGCTTCGGCATCCGTGATGACGCCATTTCGCCGCATCAGCTCGATCACCAGATTGCGGCGTTTGATGGCGCGCTCGGGGTGCTTCCGCGGGTTATATCGCTCAGGAGCCTTCGGAAGCGCGGCCAGTGTCGCCGCTTCGGCGAGGTTGAGATCACGGACCGATTTCCCAAAGTACCGCTGCGACGCTGTCTCGACTCCAAACGCTCCGTTGCCGAGGGAGATCTGATTCAGGTAAAGCTCGAGGATCTTGTTCTTCTCGTACTTGTTTTCAATGCCGCGCGCGACCTTCGCTTCGCGAAGCTTTCGCACCAGGGTCTTCTCGCGGGAAATTCGCTCCGGAAAAACGTTGCGTGCGAGCTGCATCGTGATCGTCGAGAAACCTTCGTCCCATCGCATCGCGATGATATCGCGGGCCAGGGCGCCAAACACCCGGCGCCAGTCGATGCCGGCGTGGGCCCAGAAGCGCTTGTCCTCGGTGATGACGAACGCCTGGGTGACCTTGTCCGGAATCTCGTCGATCTTGACGAGTGTACGGCGCTCATTGCCGAGCTCGGCGATAAAGCGGCCGTCAGCGGCGTAGAGCTTTGAGGTCTGGCGGGGAGTGTAGTCGTTCAGCTCCTCCACCGGCGGACACTGGCCGCCGCGGCAGACGAGTGCCCAGCCGCCATACGCGAGGCCAGCTGATGTCGCTGCGCCGAACGTGAATAGCAGCAGTAGAACCCGAATGAGGGTAGGGTGCCGGCGGCGGAAGGTGTTCTTGCGTGTGACCATTGATTTCAAAAGGTAATGTCAGGCGCGAAAGGGCGCCCCGGAACACAGAGCGACCGGGCGTCCACGGTTCGGTGATGGTCCCTATCATTGAATTACGACGGTCGCGTCCGTATCGTCACCTTTATGTACCATCAATTCAATCCGGGTGTTCGACTTCTGTCGGCGGCGCTGGCGGTTGCCGGCCTTGCGGGCGCCTCGGCGCACGCGATGGGGAGCTCCGCCGGTTGGTGCGGAAGAGAGATTGAAAACGGCAAATGGATGCCCGACGTCGTTCAATCGGTTCATGTGAAGTCGGTGATATACGGGAGAGCGATGCCACCCCAGAATTCCGATTCGACCAGGTTGGGGCATGACTGAAACGTCGCCAGTGCTCGACGAGCTCGCGTGGCGCGGGCTGCTCCACCAGAGTACCGACGGATTGCACGCGGCGCTCAGCCGTGGACGTGTCTCGGCGTACTGCGGTTTTGATCCTACTGCATCGAGCCTGCACGTGGGCAGCCTCATTCCGGTGATGGGACTGATGCATCTGCAGCGGGCGGGTCATAAACCGTTTGCCGTGGTAGGTGGCGGCACGGGAATGATAGGCGACCCGAGCGGGAAGACCGCCGAGCGGTTGCTGAATACCGTCGAGACGATTGAAGAAAACTCACGAGGACTCAGGAACCAGCTCGAGCATTTTCTCGATTTCGACGGTCCCGGCGGCGCAGAGATGCGAAACAATGCCGACTGGCTCAGACCTTTGGGCGCGATCGAGTTCATGCGCGACATCGGCAAGCATTTCACCATCAATTACATGATGGCGAAGGAGTCCGTTCAGATGCGGATGGACTCCGGCATCTCGTACACCGAGTTCTCGTACATGCTGCTGCAGGCGTACGATTACCGCGAGCTCTTTCTCCGCGACGGTGTGACACTGCAGGTTGGCGGGAGCGACCAGTGGGGCAACATCACCGCGGGCCTCGAGCTGATCCGCAGAACGGAGGGCGGCGAGGCTCATGCGCTGACGTTTCCGCTGGTGACGAACGCTGGCGGCACAAAGTTCGGGAAAACCGAGGCTGGTAACGTGTGGCTCGACCCGGAGCGAACGTCGCCGTATCAGTTCTACCAGTTCTGGGTGAACATCGACGACCGCGACGCGGGGCGATACCTGCGGTATTTCACGCTGCTTTCACGCGCTGAAATCGAAGATCTGGAGAGTGGCGTCGCCGATCGACCGCAGGAGCGTGCGGCGCAGCAGTCCCTGGCGCGTGAAGTCACTACACGAGTCCACGGTAGAGACGCGGCGCAAGTTGCGGAGGATGTCTCGCGGCTGTTGTTCGCGAAAGGTGATCCGGCGTCGCTGTCTGTGCACGCACTCGAGGCGTTGAGCCGTGAGGTGCCGTTCGTCGAGGTGAATGAGATTGCGAGTGTGATCGACGGACTGGTGGAGTTGGGCCTCGTTGCGTCAAAGGGCGCGGCGCGCCGGCTGGTCGATCAGGGTGGCGCCTCGGTGAATGGGCGGCGCGTTACGGCGGGTGATGCGATTGGAGACTCACTCGAGGGCGGTTACTACCTTCTCAAGAAGGGTGCGCGCGATTTCGGGTTGATCAAACAGCGGCATCATGGTTGATCGGAAGGAATCAATGACGAAGTAACCTTCGACGCGTCAGACATGGCTGTCATCAACTCTCCACGGATCGAGCACTGAAATCCCGGCTCGTCGGAAGTCTCTCGTGTTGCGCGTCACGAGGGTCATGCCGTGGACGTCGGCGGTCGCAGCAAGAAAGACATCGATGGTGGCCATGCTTACGCCCGCTGCCTCACACCGGGCCGCGACCACTCCCCAGTGCATGGCTACCCGCCGATCGATATCAAGGATGCGATCCTCGAAGCGCGACACCAGATCGTCAACCAGCCACGCGGCCAGGCGCTCACGTCGACGGCCAGCCGGGAGCAACGCGATTCCCGGCTGATTGGCGAACGGCGCAGGTTGAGTTTGATCCTTGCTCCGCCTCCGATTACTCCAGCGTAAGACCGTACGGCACCAGCTGCGATGCCACCTTCGCTTTGTCACCGACGACTACAATCGTCATCTGATCCGGCCGGATGTAGGTCCTCGCGATGCGCATCACCTCGGCCGGCGTCACAGCATGCACTCGTCGAACCAGATTCGCCAGATAGTCTCGCTCGAGCCCGTGGAGGTTCAGGAAGCGGAGCTGGCCGATGATGCCCGATGGACTTGAATTCTGCAGCACAAATATGCCGGCGATGTAATTCTGAATGCCGCGTAGCTCCTCGACCGAAGGAGCCTCGCTGCGCAGCCGATCGACCTCGAGGAATATTTCCTTCAGCGATGCACCCGTTACGTCGGTGGTGACGTCGGCCTGTTGCGTCCAGTACCCGTCGCGATAGCGAGTCGACACCGAGCTGAATGGTGAATACGTGTAGCCCTTGTTCTCGCGGATGTTACGCGTGATGCGAGATCCAAAGGAACCTCCGAGCAGCGCGTTCGCGACGGTTAGCGCCGGATAGTCGGGGTTCGATGGATCGAGCACGGGCAGGCCAAGGATCAACGTCGATTGTACCGCGCCCGGCCGGTCAATGAGATGGATCGACCGGCGCGACGCCGGCTTGGGGATGTTGTCGGGCGCGGGTGTACCGCGCGCCCATCCGCTGAACGCCGAGCGAACGGCTGCTTCGGTTGTCTGCGCGTCAAACTTTCCGGCGACATACAGATGGGCCCGCCCGGCGCCGAAGTTCGCCGTGTAAAAACTTCGCGCCTGCTCGACCGTGAAGGAGTTGATCATTGCTTCTGTTGGAAATATGCGGCCGTAAGCGTGATCGCCGTAAAGCACTCCCCGGAATTTCTCGAGCGCGAGCGACGACGGTTGCACCTTCGATTGCGCCAGTGTTCGGAGACGATTCGTCTTGAGCCGGGCAAGCTCCGATGCGGGCAATCGAGGATTTCGCGCCACGTCGGCGATCAGGCTGACCATCCGCGGACTGACTTCCGAAAGTGAATTGCCGGAAATCGTCGTTTCGTCCGCACCGACGCCAATGTTGACGCTGCCTCCCATTCCTGCCGCGGCACTGGCAACCTCCTGCGCGCTCCGGGTCGTCGTGCCCTCCTGCATCAGATCGCCGGTAATATCCGCCAGCCACACCTGATTCGCGCTTTCGTTCGCGTTGCCGCTTCGAACTACCAGCTGCATCCATGTCTTGGGCACGGTTCCATACGGAATGAGGGTCACCTTCAGTCCGTTCGGAAGAGTGAAGCTCTGCGTGGCAGGCAGCGTGAAATTCCGCGGTGTTCCGGGAGCGGGCGGCGTTTGTTTTTGCGCCTGCATGCCAACCGGAGCAGCGAGTGAAAAGCACGCCGCAACAAGCAGGCCGCGAACTGCCGCATTCGATGTCGATGTCATGGCGCCGCCTTGGGTTCAATGGAGAGCACAGTGCGATTCGTCGGCCGCAGGTACTCGGCGGCGGTTCTGCGCAGGATTGCTGGAGTCACTTTTCGGAATTCAGACTCGATGTTGTTGATGCGGCTCGGATCGTCGTCGAAAAGCGCAAACGATGCGAGCAGATCCGCGCGACCGAAGCCGGAATTCATCACATCGTAAAAGCCCGACCTGAGCTTGATTCTCGCCCTGTCCAGCGTTGCCTGATCGACCAGCGTACTCCGCAGCCGCTCCACGACTGAATCGGACGCCGCCAGAATGCGTTCGGCAGTGACGTTCTTGTCATGGAAGAGAGAAACTGTCCAGAGCATCGGCCCGCTGTAGTTGAACATGTTGCCGAGCAGGTTGATGCCGCCGGTGACTGAACCGGTGAGCCCGCTTTTCTGAACGAGCGCCTGACGCAGCAGCGCGTCGTTGCCCTGCAGCAGAAGCTGGTCGATCAAGCCCATTGCATAGAATTCCGGTGTGTTGCGATCGGGCATGTGATAGGCGAACGCGAGCGCAGGACGGTTCGCCTTGTCGTCCGGCTTCGATACGCGCTTTTCCTTCACCTGCCGCGGCTCAGTCAGGTCTGGCTTGGCCGGCTGAGGCGCGGACGGAATATTCCCGAAGTATTCGCGAATCATCCCCATTGCCTCGGCCGACTGGAAGTCTCCAACCACCACAACGACCGCATTGTTGGGCGCATAGAACGTCTTGTGAAACGCCCGCACATCCTCGAGCGTGGCGGCGTCGAGCTCCGCCAGATCCCCATAGAAATTGTGAGAGTTGTACCAGTTGGTGTTCGCGTGCTGAGGCAGGTCGAGCCACGGAAAACCACCATACGGCTGGTTGAGCACGTTCACACGGACCTCGCTCTTTACCACCCCTTGCTGGTTGGTGAGCATTGCCTGGTCGATCGCCAACCCGCGCATTCTGTCTGCCTCGGCCCACAGCATCGTCCTCAAAGTGTGCGCCGGCACTATCTCGAAGTAATTCGTGTAATCGAAACGCGTGGATCCATTCAGCGTGCCGCCGTTGGACTGAACGAGATTGATGAACTCGTTCTTGCCCAGATTTGACGAGCCCTGAAACATCATGTGCTCGAACAGGTGTGCGAACCCGGTGCGATTGCGCGGCTCGTTACGAAGTCCGACTCCGTAGTACGCCGCAATGGTGGCGGTAGGAGCAGTGCGATCGGGAGACAGGACAACCCTGAGACCGTTCGGAAGTTTGTGATACTCCACCGGTATCCTGAAACCGGATACTGCCTGCGATGACAACGCCCCCGGAACGACGACAGTCAGCAGCGCCAGCACAGGAACCGCTCTGCCGAGAAGTGACAACCGACGATTGCTCATCTGGTTTCCTCTGATTATTTGATGGTTTGACACTACTGGATAGGTGCAGCGTTGCAAGAAATATGGAAGCGCCAGGTGCGGGTTTGCTTAACCGTCCCCTAATCCCATCCGGTACACCCGTCCGTTCTGGGAAACGATATACAGTTCTCCAAGGCCGTCCTCTCCGAACGACGTGATGTTACCGATCCCGTCGATCTTCCACTGCCGATGATCGCTCGCTGAGCCATTTGCCAGTCTGAAGCTCCTTAGCCAGCCCGCACAGTAGTCCGAATAAAAATAATGTCCCGCGAACGCAGGCACTTTGGCGCCCCGGTAGACAAAGCCACCTGTTACCGAGCATGCGCCGCCTGAGTGACGATACTCATGCACCGGAAGTTGTAACCGCGTCCGGCTGCAGCTGCCAGTACCGTAGCAGTCGGTTCCCTCCATGATGTTCCAGCCGTAATTCACGCCCGCCCGGCTCGAGGGTACCGCGTTGATTTCCTCGAATTTGTTCTGCCCGACGTCGGCGATAAACAGCATTCCGCTGGTGCGATCGAACGCGAAACGCCACGGGTTGCGCACTCCCGTCGCCCATATCTCGGGACGGCCCCCTTGTGCATTCGCGAACGGATTCCCTCTGGGGATGGTGTATGGCTCAGCGCCGCTGACATTTATTCTGAGCATCTTCCCAAGCAGCGAACGCGGGTCCTGGCCGTGGCGATGCGGATCGCCACCCGAGCCACCGTCACCCATTCCGATGTACAGCATGCCATCGGGCCCGAACATGATGAGGCCGCCGTTGTGGTTGGAGTACGGCTGGTCGATCTTCAGAACCCGACGCGCAGACCCCAAATCGGCGAGATCCGGATTCGAGGAAACCCTGAACCGCTCGACGTGGGTGTCCCCCTTGAGATCGGTGAAATTGACGAAGAAGTAGCCGTTGGCGCGATACTGCGGGTGAAACGCTACGCTCAACAGCCCCTGTTCGCCTCCACTCTTCACGCGTGAAGAAATATCGAGAAAAGGAGTCCGCAACATCGTGCCATTACTGACGATCCGAATGCGCCCCGCCTGCTCGACGACGAACAACCGCCGATCACCCGGAGGCGAAGCGAGGTGCACCGGACTGTCGAACCGCCCAGATACCGTTTCGAGCCGCATCCGCTGGGCGGCGGCCGGCGATGAACTCTGTGACTGCGCGGGAGTTGCTCCGGACCCATCACAGGCTAGCAGCGCCGCCGGCAGCAGATAGCACAGCCCACGCACCTTGTGGATCACAGTACCTGCCGCGGTGCCTTGCGCTGCTGCTTCGGATCGAGCGCATCCCGCAACGCATCGCCCAGCAAATTGAACCCCAGCACCGCCGCGCCGATCGCGACGCCGGGAACTACCGATGTCCAGGGCGCGCGCCGCAGCTGATCGAGATCACGCCCATCCGCTATCATCGAGCCCCAGCTCGGGGTCGGAGGTGGAACTCCGAGCCCGAGAAATGACAACGCCGCTTCGGCCATGATCGCTCCGGCCACGCCGAGGGTCGCGGCAATCACCACCGGAGCGATGACATTGGGTAAAACATGCTGCAGCATCACTCTAATGTCGCGCGCTCCGAGTGCACGGATTGCCTGCACATACTCGAGCTGCCGCACCACCAGCACCTGCCCTCGTACGAGCCGTGCCATACCCGCCCAGCCCACCACACCGATTACCACGAACACCACGCCCATTGAGGGCTGGAACGCTGCCACCATCGCGATCAGCAGCAACAATGTCGGAAACGCGAGCGTCACGTCGGCAAGGCGCATCACCAATTCGTCTACCCAACGGCCATAATACCCCGCCAGCAGCCCGAGTGTCACGCCAAGCAGCAGTGCGATGCCCTGAGAAATGAGGCCGACAGTAAGCGACACCCTCGCGCCGAATACCAGCCGCGACCATATATCCCGGCCCTGGATGTCGGTCCCGAGCCAGTGGGCCCCAGAGGGTTTTGCAAGAAAGTTCGAGAGATCGATCACCAGCGGATCGTGCGTAGCGATAAGCGGAGCCGCGAGTGCCGCGAGGCACATCAGCACCACGACACTCGTTCCGAACCGCGCGCGATTATCCCGCCAGAGACGCCTCTGCTGCGCCGGATCGAGCACTTTATCTCACCCCGTTGTCATCAGTCATCAAGCGTTGGGTCTCTCAGTTCGGCAGGAGTGTCCGCCGGTTGTCGCCGCCAGCGCCTGTGCTGCCAGAAATATTGCTCAGGCACCTGCCTCACCCAGCCCTCGAGAACTTCCGTGAACCGGGTCACGATTGCATCGACATCCTTCTCCCTGTCGCCCGTCGTCTCGGCTGCAATGGGCTCGATGATGATCCGATATTTTCCGCTCGGCAGCCGGAGTGCATCAACAAACAATACAGGAGCCTTGAAACGCAAGGCGAATACCGCCGCGCCCCGGGGCGTCTTTGCCGGTCGCCCAAAGAATGTGACGAAGGTCGACGCCAGTCCGAGTACACCCTGATCGGCGACAAATGCGACCGCGCGCCCCGCACGCAATGACCTTGGCGTCCTTTTGACTGCCTCGGAGTCACGCACTACGGTCATGCCAAGCTTTCGACGCGTCTCATTGAGATACGCGTCGAACAGTTTGTTGGACATTCCCCGGACGATCACGTCGATTGGAACGCCTCGCGCCGCGAGCCACGCCCCGAGTAGTTCCCAGTTGCCGTGATGACCGGCGACGATGACCACTCCGGCTCCAGCGGTGACAGCCGATTGCATGTGCTCCCATCCATCTACCTGATCGACCAGCTCGAGCACACCTCGTTCTCCAAGGGACGGGAGTAAAGCGGTCTCGATTGTCGAACGCCCGAGATGCTCGAACGACGATCGCGCGAGCCGCTGTACATCGTCCGCGGATTTCTCGGGAAAGGCGGCAGCGATCTGCCGCTCGGCCACGTGCCTGCGAATTCCGAAGGGCCGGTAACCCATCGCACCCAGCCTTGCTC
Coding sequences within:
- the tyrS gene encoding tyrosine--tRNA ligase, whose translation is MTETSPVLDELAWRGLLHQSTDGLHAALSRGRVSAYCGFDPTASSLHVGSLIPVMGLMHLQRAGHKPFAVVGGGTGMIGDPSGKTAERLLNTVETIEENSRGLRNQLEHFLDFDGPGGAEMRNNADWLRPLGAIEFMRDIGKHFTINYMMAKESVQMRMDSGISYTEFSYMLLQAYDYRELFLRDGVTLQVGGSDQWGNITAGLELIRRTEGGEAHALTFPLVTNAGGTKFGKTEAGNVWLDPERTSPYQFYQFWVNIDDRDAGRYLRYFTLLSRAEIEDLESGVADRPQERAAQQSLAREVTTRVHGRDAAQVAEDVSRLLFAKGDPASLSVHALEALSREVPFVEVNEIASVIDGLVELGLVASKGAARRLVDQGGASVNGRRVTAGDAIGDSLEGGYYLLKKGARDFGLIKQRHHG
- a CDS encoding PIN domain-containing protein — encoded protein: MLPAGRRRERLAAWLVDDLVSRFEDRILDIDRRVAMHWGVVAARCEAAGVSMATIDVFLAATADVHGMTLVTRNTRDFRRAGISVLDPWRVDDSHV
- a CDS encoding pitrilysin family protein; amino-acid sequence: MSNRRLSLLGRAVPVLALLTVVVPGALSSQAVSGFRIPVEYHKLPNGLRVVLSPDRTAPTATIAAYYGVGLRNEPRNRTGFAHLFEHMMFQGSSNLGKNEFINLVQSNGGTLNGSTRFDYTNYFEIVPAHTLRTMLWAEADRMRGLAIDQAMLTNQQGVVKSEVRVNVLNQPYGGFPWLDLPQHANTNWYNSHNFYGDLAELDAATLEDVRAFHKTFYAPNNAVVVVVGDFQSAEAMGMIREYFGNIPSAPQPAKPDLTEPRQVKEKRVSKPDDKANRPALAFAYHMPDRNTPEFYAMGLIDQLLLQGNDALLRQALVQKSGLTGSVTGGINLLGNMFNYSGPMLWTVSLFHDKNVTAERILAASDSVVERLRSTLVDQATLDRARIKLRSGFYDVMNSGFGRADLLASFALFDDDPSRINNIESEFRKVTPAILRRTAAEYLRPTNRTVLSIEPKAAP
- a CDS encoding amidohydrolase family protein — protein: MKRYRARWVVPVTRPPIENGCVSVAPDGNIAYVGSTSAAPPGDDHDLGDCVLMPGIINAHTHLELTSMRGFLEDLCFNDWIDKLRSSRKEALTDEMLLDSARFGIVEGLHAGITTYADTCSTGLVMQAMIEMGVRGIMYQETFGSAPEQCEDSMNVLRAAIARLLPLQTGLVRLGVSPHAPYTISDSLYAASADLAREAGLPMGLHIAESVSEQQIVCDAAGPFADEWRLRGLDVLPRARTPVALLEATGCLSITTLLIHCVQLDSEDIETIRRHGCSVAHCPASNAKFGHGIAPVADLLAKGVTVGLGSDSVASNNRMDILEEARLAILFQRALKRTERALTAQQALELATIGGARALGIDDKVGSLEVGKEADLAAFPLSAARATPVGDIVAAILFAVAGTPAQFVAVRGEPRIVDGGLVLPDPALVQRVVASANALAAWERTGTWRSATSIDVGATDVGPAMPLTSVPQ
- a CDS encoding PQQ-dependent sugar dehydrogenase, which gives rise to MIHKVRGLCYLLPAALLACDGSGATPAQSQSSSPAAAQRMRLETVSGRFDSPVHLASPPGDRRLFVVEQAGRIRIVSNGTMLRTPFLDISSRVKSGGEQGLLSVAFHPQYRANGYFFVNFTDLKGDTHVERFRVSSNPDLADLGSARRVLKIDQPYSNHNGGLIMFGPDGMLYIGMGDGGSGGDPHRHGQDPRSLLGKMLRINVSGAEPYTIPRGNPFANAQGGRPEIWATGVRNPWRFAFDRTSGMLFIADVGQNKFEEINAVPSSRAGVNYGWNIMEGTDCYGTGSCSRTRLQLPVHEYRHSGGACSVTGGFVYRGAKVPAFAGHYFYSDYCAGWLRSFRLANGSASDHRQWKIDGIGNITSFGEDGLGELYIVSQNGRVYRMGLGDG
- a CDS encoding ABC transporter permease, giving the protein MLDPAQQRRLWRDNRARFGTSVVVLMCLAALAAPLIATHDPLVIDLSNFLAKPSGAHWLGTDIQGRDIWSRLVFGARVSLTVGLISQGIALLLGVTLGLLAGYYGRWVDELVMRLADVTLAFPTLLLLIAMVAAFQPSMGVVFVVIGVVGWAGMARLVRGQVLVVRQLEYVQAIRALGARDIRVMLQHVLPNVIAPVVIAATLGVAGAIMAEAALSFLGLGVPPPTPSWGSMIADGRDLDQLRRAPWTSVVPGVAIGAAVLGFNLLGDALRDALDPKQQRKAPRQVL
- a CDS encoding pitrilysin family protein, which produces MTSTSNAAVRGLLVAACFSLAAPVGMQAQKQTPPAPGTPRNFTLPATQSFTLPNGLKVTLIPYGTVPKTWMQLVVRSGNANESANQVWLADITGDLMQEGTTTRSAQEVASAAAGMGGSVNIGVGADETTISGNSLSEVSPRMVSLIADVARNPRLPASELARLKTNRLRTLAQSKVQPSSLALEKFRGVLYGDHAYGRIFPTEAMINSFTVEQARSFYTANFGAGRAHLYVAGKFDAQTTEAAVRSAFSGWARGTPAPDNIPKPASRRSIHLIDRPGAVQSTLILGLPVLDPSNPDYPALTVANALLGGSFGSRITRNIRENKGYTYSPFSSVSTRYRDGYWTQQADVTTDVTGASLKEIFLEVDRLRSEAPSVEELRGIQNYIAGIFVLQNSSPSGIIGQLRFLNLHGLERDYLANLVRRVHAVTPAEVMRIARTYIRPDQMTIVVVGDKAKVASQLVPYGLTLE
- a CDS encoding PBP1A family penicillin-binding protein; the encoded protein is MVTRKNTFRRRHPTLIRVLLLLFTFGAATSAGLAYGGWALVCRGGQCPPVEELNDYTPRQTSKLYAADGRFIAELGNERRTLVKIDEIPDKVTQAFVITEDKRFWAHAGIDWRRVFGALARDIIAMRWDEGFSTITMQLARNVFPERISREKTLVRKLREAKVARGIENKYEKNKILELYLNQISLGNGAFGVETASQRYFGKSVRDLNLAEAATLAALPKAPERYNPRKHPERAIKRRNLVIELMRRNGVITDAEASGAKAFPLQLASKTESGDTAPYFVEWVRQQLDDQYGRQLYEQGLKIYTTLDLDMQLAAERALEGQIKRIEAGRYGRFPHESYERYIARSLAGTEPGTNSPYLQGAFVAMDPRNGAIRAMVGGRDFYDSRFNRATQALRQPGSAFKPIVYAAAVQNGRPPSYIVDDSPLEVDQGTGKPWTPKNYDGRFAGPLTMRNGLYDSRNIVAIRTGMELGERTIINEARNFGITTAIPPYPSIFIGSADVYPLEMVAAYGPFANQGIRAAPNSIVRVENARQEVLSHQTPGRTQVLSPEESWLMVDMMKDVIRRGTAASVWGAGFRLPAGGKTGTTNDGTNVWFIGYTADLVAGVWMGFDRPKQIMRDAQGGRLAAPAWTTFMSEVYRRKPAPPDWPRPTSLIIREIDVTTGLLQTPYCPREKLRAEFYIPGTEPTRECDQHTAFTVPLYDSVSGGMQPPADPNVAPPLPPPAPPTSTGTRVIPGAAPTPRRFNLPPDTNRIRLRLDSTLAPPPS
- a CDS encoding lysophospholipid acyltransferase family protein produces the protein MKATLSHRAEYFALRALIRAVGTMSWESACGVGARLGAMGYRPFGIRRHVAERQIAAAFPEKSADDVQRLARSSFEHLGRSTIETALLPSLGERGVLELVDQVDGWEHMQSAVTAGAGVVIVAGHHGNWELLGAWLAARGVPIDVIVRGMSNKLFDAYLNETRRKLGMTVVRDSEAVKRTPRSLRAGRAVAFVADQGVLGLASTFVTFFGRPAKTPRGAAVFALRFKAPVLFVDALRLPSGKYRIIIEPIAAETTGDREKDVDAIVTRFTEVLEGWVRQVPEQYFWQHRRWRRQPADTPAELRDPTLDD